GGCGTCGAGGCAGGGGCCGCGCCCGCTGTCGTACTGGCTCTGGTCGATGTCGGGGGACTCCTGGTCGGTGAAGACCTCAGTGGTCGGCTGCCCCTTGTCGTCGAGCATGGTGAAGCCGGCGAACTCGGCGCCCGGCAGGGCCGCCACGGTGATCTCGGCCACCCGTCGGAGGCTGTCGCCGAGCGAGGCCTCCGCCACCAGGAAGGTCGATAGGGATCGCAGGGCCTCGGCGAGGGCGTCGTCCTTGGTGCTCATCACGGCCTTCAACGTCGTTGGAGACGGTGGCCCTGTGTGGTCAAGGAGGAACGTCTGCACCCACCTTACTGGTGTGACGTCGCAGTTCAGGACGTCTGGGCCGCCCCGCCGGACGTCCTGCGGCGGGGGCCGTTCCGTCGAACTGCGAGACTTGGCCTGCCGTCGACGTCGAGGGGGTGCGGGTCGTGAACACCGTGGAGGTCGCCGCCCGCCTTGCTCCCGAGCGGCCGGTCACCGGGATGGCGGCCGTCCTCCTCCCGTACACGGCGGATGGCGCTGTCGACTGGCCCGCGCTGGAGGCCCATGTGGCGCGCACCGCCGAGGCGGGCCTGACGCCGGCGGTCAACATGGACACCGGCTACGTCCAGCTCCTCGACGGCACCACGTCCGCCCGGGTCCTCGACCTGGCCGCCGCCGTCACCGGCGGGTCGTTCGTGGCGGGTGCCTTCGTGGCGGACGACGCCGGTGCTGCGGTCGACCTCGATGCGCACCGCGCCGCGGCCGAGGCGGTCGCGGCGCGCGGTGGCACGCCGGTCGTCTTCCCCTCCCACGGGCTCAACGGGCTCGCCGAGGACGGCTGGGTGTCGGCGCTCGCCGCCATCGGCTCGGCGGTCGACCGCTTCATCGGCTTCGAGCTCGGCCCGAGTTTCGTCCCCTACGGGAGGATCTTCTCCCTCGACGCCTACCGAGGCCTCATGGGGATCCCGTCGTGCATCGGGGCCAAGCACTCGTCGCTGAGCCGGCGCCTCGAGTGGGATCGCCTCGTCCTGCGGGATGAGGTGCGCCCCGACTTCATGGTCCTCACCGGGAACGACCTCGCCATCGACATGGTCATGTACGGCTCGGACTACCTGCTCGGCCTCGCCACCTTCGCCCCCGACGCCTTCGCTGAGCGCGACCGCCTCTGGGCCACCGGCGACGCCTCGTTCCACGAGCTCAACGACCTGTTGCAGTACCTCGGCCAGTTCGCGTTCCGGCCGCCGGTGCCCGCCTACCGCCACGACGCGGCGATGTTCCTGGAGCTGCGCGGCTGGGCGGGCAGCGACGCCACACCACCAGGGGCACCCCGTCGCCCAGCATCGGATCGCGCCGTGCTGGCCGACATCGTCGAGCGGCTGGGCCAGTGGGTGTGAGGTACACCCAGGTCAAGAAGCTCGCCTCAACGGAGGCGCTGCGACGCCACCTGGCCGGACTCGGGGTCGAGGTCCCGGTCGACGACGAGGTCGACCCGAACGGGGTGCTCGCCACCCCGCTCGACGTCGTCGACGCCGGCGCCGGGACCCTCCGTGTGCCCAACCGGTTCGCGGCGCTGCCCATGGAGGGGTGGGACGCAACCGTCGACGGCCGGCCCACCGATCTCGTGCGGCGACGCTGGGCACGGTTGGGCTCGAGCGGTTGCGGACTGGTGTGGGGTGAGGCCACCGCGGTGCGGCCCGACGCCCGGGCCAACCCCAACCAGCTCGTGCTCGACGAGTCGACCGTCGACGGCATCGCCGCCCTGCGGGACCTCCTCGGCCAGGAGCAGGTTGCCGGCCTCCAGCTCACCCACTCGGGACGGTGGAGCCGGCCGGGTGGTCGACCGGCACCGCGCACCGCCTACGAGCACCCGCTCCTCGACCGCCGCGTCGGTGCCTCGGCCAGCGACGTCCTCGGCGACGACGAGCTCGACGAGCTGGTGGCCGGCTTCGTCAGCGCCGCGGTGCTGGCAGAACAGGCCGGCTTCGACTTCGTCGACGTCAAGCACTGCCACGGCTACCTGCTCCACGAGCTGCTCAGCGCCACGGGCCGGCCCGGGCGCTACGGCGGGGACCTCGCCGGCCGGACGCGCTTCCTCCGCTCCGTCGTCAGCGGCATCCGGGCATCCGCACCGGGGCTGGCGGTGGCGGTGCGGCTGTCGGCCTTCGACCTCGTGCCCCACGTCGCTGGAGACGACGGGACCGGGGTCCCCGAGACCACCGGTCCGTACCACCACGCCTTCGGCGGTGACGGCACCGGACTGGGGATCGACCTCGGCGAGGCCCACGCCTTCCTCGACCTGCTCGCCGAGCTCGGGGTGGGGCTGGTCGGCATCACGGCCGGCAGCCCCTACTACACCCCCCACGTCCAGCGGCCCGCCTACTTCCCGCCCTCCGACGGCTACCAGCCCCCCGAAGACCCCCTGGTGGGCGTGGCCCGTCACCTGGCGGTCACCGCCGAGCTGGCGGCCGCCCACCCCACGCTGGCCCTCGTCGGCTCCGGCTACTCCTACCTCCAGGACTGGGTCCCCCACGTCGCCCAGGCCGTGGTGGCCTCGGGCGGCGCCGCCATGGTGGGGCTGGGTCGCATGGTCCTGTCCTACCCGGACCTGCCCGCCGACGTCCTCGCCGGCCGGCCGGTGCAGCGACGTCTGGTGTGCCGGACGTTCAGCGACTGCACCACCGCCCCCCGCAACGGTCTGGTGTCCGGCTGCTACCCCCTCGACCCCTTCTACAAGGAGCACCCGCAGCGGGTGGAGCTCACCCGGGCGAAGCGGGCGGCGAGGCCCAGCCCACGCTGAGCCGTCACCAGCCGAGACGAGCATGGCGAGGCGGTGTGACAGACCGGGAGGATCTGCCCGTGTCGGTGGCGAACTCTGGAGGGTGCGCCGCCTCGGGGTCCTCGTCATCGTCCTGGCCGTCGTCTCGCCGCTGGCTCCACTGCGGGCCGGGATGGTCGAGGACACCCTCGGCCCATCCGAGCCCCGGCGGGAGTTCGAGAAGGGGTTCGTCGAGTACCTGCCAATCGACCGCCAGTCCGAGAGCACCCTGTCGTCTTGGGACGACCCCCATGTGGGCGGATGGGGCGGCGTCCTCCCCGGCGACATCGACGGCGACGACGAGTGCGTGCGCCGGCCGCGGCTGCGCCCGGTCGTCTTCGTCCACGGGACCACGGAGGACGCCTGGTTCTGGCGGGCCGCCGAGAACGACGCGACCGTCGACGTCCGCGAGCGGTTCCTCGCCGCAGGTTGGTGCCCAGACCAGCTCTGGGCGATCTCCTACACCGGTGGCAAGGGCTACTTCACCTACAACGACATCAACGCCGACGAGGTGGCCGAGTTCATCGACGCCGTCCGCCGGTACACGCGGGCCCCCAAGGTCGACGTG
Above is a genomic segment from Acidimicrobiales bacterium containing:
- a CDS encoding dihydrodipicolinate synthase family protein; its protein translation is MNTVEVAARLAPERPVTGMAAVLLPYTADGAVDWPALEAHVARTAEAGLTPAVNMDTGYVQLLDGTTSARVLDLAAAVTGGSFVAGAFVADDAGAAVDLDAHRAAAEAVAARGGTPVVFPSHGLNGLAEDGWVSALAAIGSAVDRFIGFELGPSFVPYGRIFSLDAYRGLMGIPSCIGAKHSSLSRRLEWDRLVLRDEVRPDFMVLTGNDLAIDMVMYGSDYLLGLATFAPDAFAERDRLWATGDASFHELNDLLQYLGQFAFRPPVPAYRHDAAMFLELRGWAGSDATPPGAPRRPASDRAVLADIVERLGQWV
- a CDS encoding NADH:flavin oxidoreductase is translated as MGVRYTQVKKLASTEALRRHLAGLGVEVPVDDEVDPNGVLATPLDVVDAGAGTLRVPNRFAALPMEGWDATVDGRPTDLVRRRWARLGSSGCGLVWGEATAVRPDARANPNQLVLDESTVDGIAALRDLLGQEQVAGLQLTHSGRWSRPGGRPAPRTAYEHPLLDRRVGASASDVLGDDELDELVAGFVSAAVLAEQAGFDFVDVKHCHGYLLHELLSATGRPGRYGGDLAGRTRFLRSVVSGIRASAPGLAVAVRLSAFDLVPHVAGDDGTGVPETTGPYHHAFGGDGTGLGIDLGEAHAFLDLLAELGVGLVGITAGSPYYTPHVQRPAYFPPSDGYQPPEDPLVGVARHLAVTAELAAAHPTLALVGSGYSYLQDWVPHVAQAVVASGGAAMVGLGRMVLSYPDLPADVLAGRPVQRRLVCRTFSDCTTAPRNGLVSGCYPLDPFYKEHPQRVELTRAKRAARPSPR
- a CDS encoding alpha/beta fold hydrolase; its protein translation is MRRLGVLVIVLAVVSPLAPLRAGMVEDTLGPSEPRREFEKGFVEYLPIDRQSESTLSSWDDPHVGGWGGVLPGDIDGDDECVRRPRLRPVVFVHGTTEDAWFWRAAENDATVDVRERFLAAGWCPDQLWAISYTGGKGYFTYNDINADEVAEFIDAVRRYTRAPKVDVVTHSLGVTVFRKAAFEHPKLYRRVANVVAIAGANEGVTTCRGLGTAQGSEVCIELEPGSEWLAELNSIGQTPRGPSYLALYDPVGDQFYQGPDARSPRLEGGCNHEMPGAFHNGLARGPLAVSTYIPFLQGGQLPACHP